Proteins co-encoded in one Pararge aegeria chromosome 19, ilParAegt1.1, whole genome shotgun sequence genomic window:
- the LOC120632044 gene encoding phosphatidylglycerophosphatase and protein-tyrosine phosphatase 1, producing MGTAMFARVTFYPTLLYNVLMERVTSRRWYDRMDDTVILGALPFTGMTKQLVEEENIKGVVSMNETYELKIFSNDAEKWREHGVEFLQLATTDIFEAPDQDKLYEGVRFINRFLPEGCKLGGMPAEAGSRGTVYVHCKAGRTRSATLVGCYLMMRNGWSPEEAVEYMKARRPHILLHTKQWQALDIFYRTHVRT from the exons ATG GGCACGGCAATGTTCGCGCGGGTTACCTTTTACCCAACTCTCCTGTATAATGTGTTGATGGAACGGGTCACCAGCAGACGCTGGTACGATAGGATGGACGATACGGTCATCCTCGGAGCCCTCCCTTTTACGGGGATGACAAAACAG CTGGTTGAGGAGGAAAACATAAAAGGAGTTGTGTCCATGAATGAAACATATGAATTGAAGATATTCTCAAATGATGCTGAG AAATGGCGGGAACACGGTGTGGAGTTCTTGCAGCTCGCCACCACAGACATATTCGAAGCGCCGGACCAAGACAAACTGTACGAAGGCGTGCGTTTTATTAATAG ATTCCTTCCCGAGGGATGCAAGTTGGGAGGCATGCCCGCAGAGGCAGGGTCCCGTGGTACTGTATACGTACACTGCAAAGCAGGCCGCACGAGAAGTGCTACGCTTGTGGGCTGCTACCTCATGATG agAAACGGCTGGTCGCCCGAGGAGGCTGTTGAGTACATGAAGGCTCGTCGCCCACACATACTTCTTCACACAAAACAGTGGCAGGCGCTCGATATATTCTACCGCACGCACGTGCGGACATAG